In Bos indicus isolate NIAB-ARS_2022 breed Sahiwal x Tharparkar chromosome 19, NIAB-ARS_B.indTharparkar_mat_pri_1.0, whole genome shotgun sequence, the following proteins share a genomic window:
- the TMEM98 gene encoding transmembrane protein 98 isoform X2 translates to METVVIVAIGVLATIFLASFAALVVVCRQRYCRPRDLLQCYDSKPIVDLIGAMETQSEPSELELDDVVITNPHIEAILENEDWIEDASGLMSHCIAILKICHTLTEKLVAMTMGSGAKMKTSASVSDIIVVAKRISPRVDDVVKSMYPPLDPKLLDARTTALLLSVSHLVLVTRNACHLTGGLDWIDQSLTAAEEHLEVLREAALASEPDKGLPGPEGFLQEQSAI, encoded by the exons ATGGAGACCGTGGTGATTGTTGCCATAGGCGTGCTGGCCACCATCTTTCTGGCCTCCTTTGCAGCCTTGGTGGTGGTTTGCAGGCAGCGCTACTGTCGGCCTCGAGACCTCCTGCAGTGCTATGATTCCAA GCCCATCGTGGACCTCATTGGCGCCATGGAGACCCAGTCTGAGCCCTCTGAGCTAGAACTGGATGACGTTGTCATCACCAACCCTCACATCGAGGCCATTCTGGAGAACGAAGACTGGATCGAAGATGCCTC GGGTCTCATGTCCCACTGCATCGCCATCTTGAAG ATCTGTCACACTCTGACCGAGAAGCTCGTTGCCATGACAATGGGCTCAGGGGCCAAGATGAAGACCTCAGCCAGCGTCAGTGACATCATTGTGGTGGCCAAGCGCATCAGCCCCAG AGTGGACGACGTTGTAAAATCCATGTACCCTCCGCTGGACCCAAAGCTGCTAGATGCCCG gacaACTGCCCTGCTGCTGTCTGTCAGTCATCTGGTGTTGGTGACCAGGAACGCCTGCCACCTGACCGGAGGCCTGGATTGGATTGATCAGTCGCTGACAGCCGCCGAGGAGCACTTGGAAGTCCTTCGAGAAGCAGCCTTAGCTTCTGAACCAGATAAAGGCCTCCCAGGCCCCGAAGGCTTCCTTCAGGAGCAGTCAGCCATTTAG
- the TMEM98 gene encoding transmembrane protein 98 isoform X1, with translation MRGRGALPNPRGRPVPRRPLPAPPGPRGGAGTARRVAERLPRSCPGPLAAPTPGRPGGLAVTAAPGSGGFGCSARGSPARAAAGGLAARTYLRAFPACPARRRPPVPRPDSAIAGGPAAGAPPPASRSRSRSRSRRPIVDLIGAMETQSEPSELELDDVVITNPHIEAILENEDWIEDASGLMSHCIAILKICHTLTEKLVAMTMGSGAKMKTSASVSDIIVVAKRISPRVDDVVKSMYPPLDPKLLDARTTALLLSVSHLVLVTRNACHLTGGLDWIDQSLTAAEEHLEVLREAALASEPDKGLPGPEGFLQEQSAI, from the exons ATGCGGGGCCGCGGGGCGCTCCCCAACCCCAGGGGACGGCCAGTTCCTcggcgccccctccccgccccgcccggcccccgCGGGGGTGCAGGGACCGCCCGTCGGGTCGCTGAGCGACTGCCCCGCAGCTGCCCGGGGCCTCTCGCGGCCCCAACCCCCGGCCGGCCCGGGGGCCTGGCGGTGACGGCGGCGCCTGGCAGCGGGGGATTTGGATGCTCGGCCCGCGGCTCCcccgcccgcgccgccgccgggGGCTTGGCCGCCCGGACTTATCTCCGCGCCTTCCCGGCATGCCCCGCTCGCCGGCGGCCGCCAGTCCCGCGCCCCGACTCGGCCATCGCGGGGGGCCCGGCCGCGGGAGCGCCCCCGCCTGCGTCCCGGAGCCGCAGCCGCAGCCGCAGCCGCAG GCCCATCGTGGACCTCATTGGCGCCATGGAGACCCAGTCTGAGCCCTCTGAGCTAGAACTGGATGACGTTGTCATCACCAACCCTCACATCGAGGCCATTCTGGAGAACGAAGACTGGATCGAAGATGCCTC GGGTCTCATGTCCCACTGCATCGCCATCTTGAAG ATCTGTCACACTCTGACCGAGAAGCTCGTTGCCATGACAATGGGCTCAGGGGCCAAGATGAAGACCTCAGCCAGCGTCAGTGACATCATTGTGGTGGCCAAGCGCATCAGCCCCAG AGTGGACGACGTTGTAAAATCCATGTACCCTCCGCTGGACCCAAAGCTGCTAGATGCCCG gacaACTGCCCTGCTGCTGTCTGTCAGTCATCTGGTGTTGGTGACCAGGAACGCCTGCCACCTGACCGGAGGCCTGGATTGGATTGATCAGTCGCTGACAGCCGCCGAGGAGCACTTGGAAGTCCTTCGAGAAGCAGCCTTAGCTTCTGAACCAGATAAAGGCCTCCCAGGCCCCGAAGGCTTCCTTCAGGAGCAGTCAGCCATTTAG